A window of Gossypium raimondii isolate GPD5lz chromosome 7, ASM2569854v1, whole genome shotgun sequence genomic DNA:
ACGATCAAAATTTCATGCGCAATTTTCACACATAGTAATTCACATACTACAAAtgccaaaaataattttaaaatatttttctgactcagatttgtggtcccgaaaccactttttcctattagggtcaaaattgagTTGTTACATAGATCATCTCAAAACTCGGTCATTTTAATAGAATATTAGatttactaaaatgataatCTTCAGTCTACAAAATCTAGAAAATGGGTTCAGGAGTCgattacgtatgaggaagggaccaaaatggaaattagcaccctcataacgcccaaaattgatacctagttgattacttaatgttttgatgtcgaaaattgataTTTCGAAATAAAACACAATCCCTCTTTGTATGATGTTCtttttaataaatcacttaactaaattaaattttacgaAAAGATCTTATTTCGAGTTAGTCGAGAAGAAAAGATCAtgccccgtaagttaggacacgatgcTTTAAATCCTCGAAAACAAGAATAATCACCATTTGACCCTTACTTAAATctcgttttcattttaaataggAAATTCGATTATTTCGGTTCTAAGAAGATGTCATACTCTATAAGTTAGGAGCACGACTCCTCGAATCCCAAAAATAATGAATGTTGTCTCGGTTTTAAATATTTCCTATACGTTAGGTAGAACAAATGTAACCTTTTAAAAcgatatactttttaatttgtttaggtctagtaataaaatgaataaatatattttaacacgATACATGGCATGGTGATTAGCAAAATGAAGTAAAATAATAGTGGGTACAAATGAATTGataacattaaaatgataaataaatgaataaataaaaatgaagaaaaataaaagataaaataaaagaaatgctATGCTAGTGAATAATATAAATGcaactataatgataataaaaatacatcaatttatagTAGTATTAGCGATAATCATGTCATAATTACTATCATAGTactaatatgaataaataaaataataacagtaataacaaggataaaataaaaataaaatgtataaataaaaggaaatattaataacataaattttaagtgctaaaataaatgatatagtAAATAAAGAGgcaaaattaaccaaataaaagactaaattgaaatttaagtgaaaattaaagcataaatcgcaaaataaataaagaaagggggaaataaaggactaaattgaaaatctaacaaaatctaatgcctaaataaaaaaaggatataaaggactaaattaaaatgcgAAAATGAAAAGGGATCGAAAGGGGTATTATCCCACCCATATTACACGTGTCCTTCCCTTAGAGGATCAACAGTGGGTCAAGGGACCAAATTGcacaagaataaaataaaatgataaaaataaaacaaataaaaatgaaataggacaaaataaaaaagaagcaaaaaagtgaagggaccaaaatggaaaTTATCCCCTCCATGCGAAAACACGCAAATCCTAGGGGGATTCGGGTCGAGCATCCGGGTCCTCcttcaaaacgacgccgttttggggctTCTAAAGCCaagccaaaacgacgtcgtacTAAGGTcctatataagtaaaaaaaatttgaaaaaaattcccTTCTCTCATGcgtctaaatttttttctttctcttcttttctcttaaACAGCCTTTAGGCCGCCCATGAGATCCGACGAGCCCCCATGGCGGCCACCAGTTGTCGACGACGGGGTCCGCCGTCCCCGGTGGCCGAAATCCATGAAGCAATGTCCCTTTCAATCGTTTCGACTCCCAGAACCCAAATCTAGGGTTGATATTTCTTAAAACTTGATAGAAAACAAGAAAACTCCTAGAAGCCTTTCGGTTTCTCTGTAATTTTTATGGGTACCTCCACACCCTAGCGGTCTTAGACAAACCAAGGATGATTTGGAGGTCTTTCATGCTAGGAGGGAGCCGTCCTTTATCGGAGACGGTGTCCTCATCCACTCACGACGGTGGAATACGAGGCAGTgttcaagtaaataaaaaaaattcctatcttttatttatttatttttcaaaaaaaaagtataaatgaaCTACCTTTAAAACTtgtcacttttttttttgtatttgactCCTTGTGTGTCTGTAAAAAATTACATGCCATTGTTATGACTTTTGTAGCAATATATTATAGAATATTTGGTTCTTTTTCTTGCTTTTTCCTgtcatttttgttttctgttCTCTGTCTTCTTCTTTGTAGGTATTCATGGCAAGGTCAATGGTGCTGGGGAGCCTCGCCTTGCCATTTCAGTGAAAGGGGAGAGACAGGCCTCAGGCAATGCACTCCCTGACGTGGAGCAGCACCGAAGGCTCAAGGGATCAACTAGGGTTTCTAATTTGTTAAGATTTCAGGCTTGGGCTTCGGATGTTTGGGGCTTTTAGCGTTAGGTTAGATTGGGTAATGTATTTGAGCTTGTGTGGGTTATTTGGGTTTGTAAGTGGACTTTAGTTATtgctttgtttatttatttatttatttatttatttatttattgggcTGGACGGATTTGGGCACTTACAGAGGtgatttataaaacaaatattactTTAATTCTTGAGATTCTTATGCCTTGTAATATGACTCATTTTCGTCTGATTAACTTATGTAATGTGATTTATAAGATAGTATCCAAGGTGATAACTAATAAATTACAAACAATCATGGATATTTGCATCAATAAAGCTTAGAGCGCTTTTGTTTCAGGAAGATTGATCTCAAACAACATATTAATTGCATATGAGAAAAGGAGGGTGGGTAATTTGGATTCTTTTGCTTTTTGAAGTTGgatataaacaaaacatatcacCGTGTGTAATGGTACTTTGTGAATGCTATGATAATCTGGATGGGTTTTAATAGGACGACAATGGAGTTGGTTATACAGTGTCTTACCACTGTGGTGTATTCGATTGCACTTAAAGGAATACGAGGGGAGGACTTTCGTCCCTCGAGAGGACTTCGTGAAGGGGAGCAATTGAGTctcttatcttttttttttcaacataaACAACAAATACATAACTATGAATCAGGGATTTAAAATGCAGTCCAACATGCAGTGAATATCAACAGTGAAGACTGCATTTAAATCCATTCTCTATAAATTTCTGCCTAATTAAGGATGATGCTACGTTTCCCCACTTTTCTATCCTATTCTCATCTCATCTATATAACTCTCCCTGAAATGGCTGCAGCCAGGGCTGCTGTAAAATTTGGGTTTCGAGTCAAAGAAGCCGCCATATGTTGGACTAAAACCTGTTGAATTGCTGCTGGTGCATCATCAAcctcttgggttttctttttggCACCGTCCCCATACCCCTCTGGTTGCATCAATTCAAGAGTTGTAGTGGGAGCTGAAGCCCTGGTCGAGGCACAAGAAACAGGCTTGGCACTACACTTGGGGCTTAATATTGCTACTTCACTTGGAGAAGGGTGTGCATGGTTGTGCTCTCCTTCGTAAGTAGCCACCAGGACTGATGGATCTTCAGCACTTCTTTGCACCTAAAAATGGACAACCACTATCAGAAACAAcaatcaaatacatatacaatGATCATATATCAATGCTGGACTCACCTTTTTCTTGACTGGACAGTTTGGGGCAAAAGAGCATTTGAAGTATGCTCTGGGAGAAGGGTTATCTTTGGTGACCTTTTGACCATATTTTCTCCATTGATATCCATCCCTTACAATCTGCAACACATATGAAAACCACTAATATTCAGAATTTTCAGCAGTTGGGAGACTAATAAAGTCCGACGAAAACTAGTTTAGGAACATTACCAGGCTGTTATCAGAAGGATTTGTGCGAACATAAATCCTTGAAATGGTGGTCTTAATGCACTCCCTAGGCACTTTACATGAATCTTCATCACTACAGCTGGTCTCTTTGTTTCCATTACTGAATCCAATCATGTTGGTACTATAATCTTCACACTCGGCTTTTCTCTTTTTCGATGTCGAAACTTCATTTTCAGAGTTAATGGTCACTAATTCCGTGAACTTGTTCTGCAAATCGTTGTAGCAGTGACCCAAAGCTGTTAACATCTCAGTTAGCTTCTTGTTCTCAGCTTTAATCCGATTCAATTCCTCCACCAAATCTGCATTCTGCTAAATGAAAACGAAACTTTTGTTCATAAGAAAAATACTTTATATATTCAAGTTCTTGTTGAAGAGAATTAACAAGTACTCCATGAAATACCTCTTGTTTGAAGGGTAGCTTCACATCAGAGTCAGCCATTTCTCCCTCAGATTTGGTCCTCTGTTTCAAAAAAGTCGAGGGAAGATTTGTGAGGACCAACAAATCCAAAAAGACAAGAAAGTTAGTCCCTCAATTGATAATATCTAAACTCACCAGAGCTTTGTTCCGGTGATGGAAAGGATTGATGTTGAGGTCCAGCGTAGTATCCACCCAAGCTGATGATCCCATCACTCAAATTTTActctaaaacaaacaaacaaacaggGAACCAAGCGAGCTGAAGCTAAACAAATTATGAGGATCCCTCTTAAGATAGTAAAAAAGGGAACGACTATGAAAGATTAATACCCAGAAACTTATATATAGAAGAGGCTTGAATGTGGTTTGAGTTATTCAGGGAAGTTTAAAAAGTGATGAGGTTGAAAGAGCCTTCTCTGAGAGGCATATCCCACTTAGAATCCTAATTTGATAGAGCAGTCCACGTTATATATAGTTAGAGATTTATGACAAGAAAAGGGGGTCGCAGAATAAATCACAAAGTCGCGCAAAATATtgataaaacttgaatttatgACATATATTTTAATGGTATTTATTTCGTATTCAAACATGACGTTTAGGGTATGATGTCAGTCGGCGTCAACGTCAAGCCCCCGTCCATCACCGGCTATGAATGATAGTTTATGGCTACATACATACATATGGCTAAAACAAGGGTTCGTCGTCGACTCATCGTGTTGACCTTAATTTTATCTCCATCAGCGCACTTACTCGCATGCCCCCCTTTCCACGTTTCTTCGTGTCACAAAACACGTggttttctcctctcttttttttttttttaatctttttctaagttgaatttattttatcattctgCCAAATGTTTGTATactagttttaaaataatatattttttgttttatttataattttacatgtgaaagaaaatgtaaatgatatattaaaagTTTACTTTCTTTTAGTAATCACGGTTGGAATTAATGGTAAGCTCcatcatattttcaatttcaaatagaaaatatgtttgaataccagagataatattattagaaggaataattataaaataaatcgtaaaataaaaatgataggTTCTCATCATTTATGTGcaattaataaatgtaaaacaataatttataaataaaataatgaagtaTGTAATCAAAGCAGATAGTCAagattttttagaataaatgcTTGCTAGCCTTTATTAAAAAGAGAACATTGGGACTACAAGGCAAATGCAGCGACTGGAAACTAGTTGTTCAAACAAAACGTTATATGcaataaaatcaagaaaaaaaaatcaaaagggaAAGTGAAAAAAACCGTGGTAGTTGGTACATTAATACGGTTCGTTCCagtaataaatcataaattttaagttatgttgGAGTGTAAATTTGGATCGGTATTACTTGATGCGTATCGGTTGATTTTATCTGTATTTATCAGAATGTGGTATATTGGTCAGtacttttaaaatgtattttcaatttgtaacaaaaattaatatattttaatttttttatttttataatttttctgtacaaaaaataattttaaatatattataaatttaattttttttatttttattttgaatttgttgattTATGAATCATGGTAGTAGATACCGTCTCGGAACCAGTCGGAACGTGCTGTTCTAGTAGCAAATCAAAACACAAACTTTAGGTTCCGTTCCAGTGCAAATTTTTATTGGTATCGCTCGTATTGGTATGTACCGGTTGATTTCGCCATACCAATCAGAGTATGGTGTATCGGCTGGTACTcagaaaaatcaatttaaaaatatattttaaatttaatgtttttatttgttatttgtacaaaaaataatatattttaatttaagtttatttttataatttatttgtaccataaaataattttaaaatatattataaatttaaatttaatttttattagttattttaaatttttttaataatggattgtatttgtgaagcttattaaataatattttatataattgatgagTTTATTTTTGTATCTTTAAATTTACATATGGTCTGGTTTGAAACTCATGccaccaattttttaaaaattataacctcaaccaaagttttatttttcttatgattattttatatttgagatttatttaatctcattatttgatatttataaatacttatacatacatacatatatatatatatatatatatatcaaatgcttttaaaaaataacaacaacTCCCAAACGGTACACTGAAACAAACCGGTACCCGTCTGTATCAGTACCGATAGAAAAATGATACATCTAGCAGTACAGTACTAACTACCTTGTTTATGAATTGCTATAAGCATAGTATAAGATGATctattgtttaatttatgtaattttttttgcttttttagaaagaatattttatataattgatgaatttattttttggtatctta
This region includes:
- the LOC105774121 gene encoding WRKY transcription factor 18 isoform X2; the encoded protein is MGSSAWVDTTLDLNINPFHHRNKALRTKSEGEMADSDVKLPFKQENADLVEELNRIKAENKKLTEMLTALGHCYNDLQNKFTELVTINSENEVSTSKKRKAECEDYSTNMIGFSNGNKETSCSDEDSCKVPRECIKTTISRIYVRTNPSDNSLIVRDGYQWRKYGQKVTKDNPSPRAYFKCSFAPNCPVKKKVQRSAEDPSVLVATYEGEHNHAHPSPSEVAILSPKCSAKPVSCASTRASAPTTTLELMQPEGYGDGAKKKTQEVDDAPAAIQQVLVQHMAASLTRNPNFTAALAAAISGRVI
- the LOC105774121 gene encoding WRKY transcription factor 18 isoform X1; its protein translation is MGSSAWVDTTLDLNINPFHHRNKALRTKSEGEMADSDVKLPFKQEQNADLVEELNRIKAENKKLTEMLTALGHCYNDLQNKFTELVTINSENEVSTSKKRKAECEDYSTNMIGFSNGNKETSCSDEDSCKVPRECIKTTISRIYVRTNPSDNSLIVRDGYQWRKYGQKVTKDNPSPRAYFKCSFAPNCPVKKKVQRSAEDPSVLVATYEGEHNHAHPSPSEVAILSPKCSAKPVSCASTRASAPTTTLELMQPEGYGDGAKKKTQEVDDAPAAIQQVLVQHMAASLTRNPNFTAALAAAISGRVI